catgaacaaaagaAGAGGTTGAGAAACAAGATCAAGCAAGAAAGATGAAggacaaaaatataaacaaaGACAGGAACACAAACACCATTACTAAACAAGAAAAAAGTAAACTTCAAGCCATAAAAACACAGTTCACCGTAACTAATAACCTTGCTACGCCCCTTCACCAAAGTTCAAACTcaacttattttccatatatcctCCTACGACAAAACAAAAGAACTTGCTACTAGTTTCCTTCTATTACCCGCTCCTCATAAAAATTTCAGAGAGAAACAGAAAAACTCAGGTCAATCAGTACTTGTAATCCTTAACATGAAGGCTCTCAGATGCACCTTCAACCTTAGCAGCATCACCCTTATATGTACCTAGAGTAGCTTCAGAGTTAGCCTTGCACCTGGCCAAGAACGCAGCCTGTGCCTTCTCAACATTCTCCTCTTTGCCAGACCATGTCTTCAAAGTACTCTGTTGCAGAGCACGACCAAAAGAGAAAGAGAGTGACCATGGCTTCTTGGTCTTAAGCTTGTTCATTGCATTGAGATTTAGTGTAGCTTCCTCCTCACTCTGTCCACCAGATAAGAAGACAACTGCTGGAACAGCGGGTGGCATTGTTCGCTGAAGAGCACGAacagtgtactcagcaataacaTCAGGGGAAACCTTCTTCGATTCAGAACCAGGAGTAACCATGTTAGGCTTCAATAGGGTTCCTTCAAGGAGGACATGGTGGTCGTTTAGAGCCTTGTAGCAGGCAGCAAGAACACGCTCGGTCACATCAGCACATCGATCAATATCATGAGtaccatcaacaagaatttctggttCAACAACTGGAACCAAACCGTTCTCCTGGCAGATGATAGCATACCTGGCTAATCCATTAGCGTTCTCATTGATGGCCAATTGAGATGGCTCAGTGGGG
This portion of the Papaver somniferum cultivar HN1 chromosome 11, ASM357369v1, whole genome shotgun sequence genome encodes:
- the LOC113321923 gene encoding fructose-bisphosphate aldolase 1, cytoplasmic, with the translated sequence MSCYKGKYHDELIANAAYIGTPGKGILAADESTGTIGKRLSSINVENVESNRRALRELLFCTPGALQYLSGVILFEETLYQKTAAGKLFVDVMKEKGVLPGIKVDKGTVELAGTNGETTTQGLDGLAQRCQQYYNAGARFAKWRAVLKIGPTEPSQLAINENANGLARYAIICQENGLVPVVEPEILVDGTHDIDRCADVTERVLAACYKALNDHHVLLEGTLLKPNMVTPGSESKKVSPDVIAEYTVRALQRTMPPAVPAVVFLSGGQSEEEATLNLNAMNKLKTKKPWSLSFSFGRALQQSTLKTWSGKEENVEKAQAAFLARCKANSEATLGTYKGDAAKVEGASESLHVKDYKY